The following are encoded in a window of Persicobacter psychrovividus genomic DNA:
- a CDS encoding TonB-dependent receptor, whose translation MRSLLMLVALCLLSSISYAQSFTVKGVVTDEVGDPIPGVNVLDIANNNGTITDVNGQYLLQLPSNSMELQFSFVGMAPQTVAVGGRSEIHVQLQSAITELDNVLVVAYGTSTKEAFTGAAAVVDEKVLENRPVTSFEKALQGTTPGLMVSSSSGQPGASATVRIRGIGSLSASSSPLYVLDGVPMSGSLSDLNPNDIETVTVLKDASASSLYGSRAANGVIMITSKRGKKGKTNISFNSQVGVNQRISNGYGLMNSTDIYEHSWRGLYNRSLLDGNSVDAARAHAHGAVQETVGFNPFGVDQPLDNNGKLIPGTQVLTDTDWRDQVYKNGITQNHNLTISGGNDQTQLYFSLGYFADDGTVISSNFNRITSKININHRINDVFTSGIRTQLSYSKAAQPPGGTGGANPVRSAEIINAASPVYNPDGSYNWDNKAIFDFNPLGLAELDQYGYTSKAVMANMFIQADFLEHFNFRSTLGIDQTVENGLSYYNPFHGNGRGVDGRSSKSNYDLFTWNLSNILTYRQEWQDHHLEVLAGQEAIASQSQFLSAEVTGFGIPNQPELGWGATPQQAYSSTTSWAMVSYLSQAKYDFADRYFLSASVRADGSSRFGRNHQFGVFYALGGAWRLIEEEWMKDISWISNMKLRSSYGTSGNNSIGNFASYGLYGSGANYNGISGISPIQLPNPDIQWEKISAFNIGLETAFFNKLTLDLEYYHRRSDGLLFNKPLSAGTGFRSILTNLGAMNNSGIEASLQYTIVDKKDWYSNVGFNISTNNNKILNIETDQLVSGTKLLEAGGSIYQFYMREWAGVNPDNGKPMWYVNAQSDDKKENSNPASAFRDPHGSGREVTSDYQDAERVRLGTALPQFYGGLNYSLTYKNFDVSCYFYYSLGGQIYNNDLATNMHDGTQPGYNLAKEALNAWTPENRDTDVPRYVINNEDGGALMSSRFLEDASFLRLKNVAVSYNVPQRLINPFHLQNLKIFLSGENLWTLTNYKGFDPEGAINGTTNNVIPGVKSITMGIKVSL comes from the coding sequence TTACCGATGAGGTAGGTGACCCGATCCCCGGAGTTAATGTGTTGGATATTGCCAATAACAACGGAACCATTACCGATGTTAATGGCCAATACCTGCTTCAGCTACCTTCCAATAGCATGGAGTTGCAGTTTTCCTTCGTAGGGATGGCGCCGCAGACCGTAGCCGTTGGCGGGCGGTCAGAAATTCATGTTCAGTTACAAAGTGCCATCACCGAGCTCGATAATGTGCTGGTGGTGGCCTATGGTACTTCCACCAAAGAGGCCTTTACAGGGGCCGCCGCTGTTGTGGATGAAAAAGTACTTGAAAACCGGCCAGTAACTTCTTTTGAAAAAGCCCTGCAGGGGACCACCCCCGGCCTGATGGTCAGCAGTTCTTCAGGGCAGCCTGGGGCAAGTGCTACCGTCCGTATTCGTGGAATTGGTTCACTCAGCGCAAGCAGTAGCCCGCTTTATGTGCTTGATGGCGTGCCGATGAGTGGCAGCCTGTCAGATTTGAACCCCAACGATATTGAAACAGTAACGGTCCTTAAAGATGCCTCCGCCTCTTCGCTATATGGTTCAAGAGCCGCCAATGGGGTCATCATGATTACCTCAAAGCGAGGGAAAAAGGGAAAAACCAACATCTCCTTCAACAGTCAGGTGGGGGTAAATCAGCGAATTTCCAACGGTTATGGCCTGATGAACTCCACGGATATTTATGAGCACAGCTGGCGCGGACTTTACAACCGTTCGTTGCTCGATGGCAACAGTGTGGATGCCGCACGGGCGCATGCACATGGGGCTGTTCAGGAAACCGTAGGCTTTAACCCTTTTGGTGTAGACCAACCGTTAGACAACAACGGAAAACTGATTCCCGGAACACAGGTACTTACCGATACCGACTGGCGCGACCAGGTGTATAAAAATGGCATCACCCAAAATCATAACCTGACCATCTCTGGCGGAAACGACCAAACACAACTTTACTTTTCTCTTGGTTATTTTGCCGACGATGGTACCGTGATCTCTTCCAACTTCAACAGGATCACCTCCAAAATCAATATCAACCACCGCATTAACGATGTCTTTACCTCGGGCATCAGAACGCAATTATCCTATTCCAAAGCGGCCCAGCCTCCCGGAGGTACTGGGGGCGCAAATCCTGTGCGATCAGCAGAGATCATCAACGCCGCCTCGCCCGTTTATAATCCCGACGGCAGCTACAACTGGGACAATAAAGCCATTTTCGATTTTAACCCTTTGGGGCTTGCCGAACTCGATCAGTATGGCTACACCTCAAAGGCCGTGATGGCCAACATGTTTATTCAGGCGGATTTCCTCGAACATTTCAATTTCAGATCAACGCTTGGGATTGACCAAACGGTGGAAAACGGACTGAGTTATTACAATCCATTCCATGGTAACGGGCGAGGTGTTGATGGTCGTTCGAGCAAAAGCAATTATGACCTCTTCACCTGGAACCTTTCCAATATCCTGACCTACCGACAGGAGTGGCAGGATCATCACCTCGAGGTGCTTGCCGGACAGGAGGCCATCGCCAGTCAAAGTCAGTTCCTGAGTGCCGAGGTAACCGGATTCGGGATTCCCAACCAGCCAGAACTCGGCTGGGGAGCGACGCCTCAGCAAGCCTACAGCTCCACCACCAGCTGGGCGATGGTGTCTTATTTGTCGCAAGCGAAATATGATTTTGCCGACCGCTACTTTCTGAGCGCAAGTGTACGTGCCGACGGCAGTTCCCGATTTGGAAGAAACCACCAGTTTGGGGTGTTTTATGCCCTCGGTGGTGCCTGGCGACTTATTGAAGAGGAATGGATGAAAGATATTTCCTGGATCAGCAATATGAAACTGCGAAGCAGCTACGGAACTTCAGGAAACAACAGCATTGGTAATTTCGCCTCTTATGGCCTCTATGGCAGTGGTGCCAATTACAACGGCATTTCGGGCATCAGCCCAATACAGTTGCCAAATCCCGACATTCAGTGGGAGAAAATTTCTGCTTTCAACATCGGGCTTGAAACCGCCTTTTTCAATAAACTGACTTTGGATCTTGAATATTACCATCGTCGTTCCGACGGGCTGCTGTTCAACAAACCCCTGTCAGCAGGAACCGGTTTCCGTTCCATCCTGACCAACCTCGGGGCAATGAACAACAGCGGTATTGAGGCGAGCTTGCAGTACACCATCGTCGATAAAAAAGACTGGTACAGCAATGTGGGTTTCAACATCTCGACCAACAACAATAAAATCCTCAATATTGAAACCGATCAGCTCGTTTCCGGCACCAAATTACTGGAAGCCGGCGGAAGCATTTATCAGTTTTATATGCGGGAGTGGGCAGGGGTGAACCCAGACAATGGCAAGCCGATGTGGTATGTAAATGCCCAGAGCGACGATAAAAAAGAAAACAGCAACCCTGCTTCGGCCTTCCGCGATCCTCATGGTTCTGGCCGTGAGGTTACCAGTGACTACCAGGACGCCGAGCGTGTTCGCCTTGGTACGGCACTGCCACAGTTTTATGGAGGATTGAACTACAGCCTGACCTACAAAAATTTCGACGTTTCCTGCTACTTCTATTACAGCCTTGGCGGGCAGATCTACAATAACGACCTGGCCACCAACATGCACGACGGTACCCAGCCGGGCTATAACCTGGCCAAAGAGGCCCTGAACGCCTGGACTCCTGAAAACAGGGATACCGATGTGCCCCGCTACGTGATCAACAACGAAGACGGCGGTGCACTGATGTCGAGCAGATTCCTTGAAGATGCTTCTTTTCTGCGCCTGAAGAACGTAGCGGTAAGCTACAATGTTCCTCAGCGATTGATTAACCCTTTTCACCTACAAAACCTGAAAATTTTCCTTTCGGGTGAAAACCTGTGGACGCTGACCAACTACAAGGGATTTGATCCCGAAGGTGCCATCAACGGAACCACCAACAATGTCATTCCCGGCGTGAAATCCATCACCATGGGCATTAAAGTAAGCTTATAA